TAGATAGAAAGTGGATAGATTACGAACCAAGTGACTTAGAAATTAAACAAATGCAAGCATGGAATAAAAGGATAAGTCAAGAATTAAGCTTTAGAAATAGGAGGAGAAGAATTTCTGCTATGCAAATGGGCCAAGTAAGGCTTCTGAAAGCAATAGAGAAGCTTGACCATGATTCAAGGAAAAAAAATATTTAATATGGAAGTGTATCATAAATTTCAACAATAAATAATTATAACAATATTCGAGTATGAATTGTTGATAACTTGTTTTGAATTATTATCAATATTTATTGTGTCATAGTTATATAAGTTACGATTTTTGATACCGAACATAATAAAATTGTTTAAAAATATTTACAAAATTAAAAAAATAAAATAATATATAAGCAGATATAAATGCATTAGAAAGCATTCTATCAACAGTCCCTCAACACTCCTATCAATCCTCTCCAAAATAAGACATAGGAGTCGGGGCTTTCTTTTCTCTTATCTTGAGTAAATTCTACTTAAATAATCGTACGCCAAAATGAGTATCTTTGTTCTTTGATGTGTCGTATCTTAACAATAGGTTTATACCAATAAATCTGAATAACAGTAAAATTTAAAATAACACTAATCTCAACATTGGCAATCTTTTCTTCATAATTAAGAATTAAGAATTGTTAATAAACTCTGGTACGGATATTTGTATTTTTATGAAAAAATATCAGATAATGTCTTAGAAAAAATTGAAATGGTTGATTTTTGAATTAATACTTAATTATTAAATATTCTCCTTTTTTAAAATTAAAAGAATTTATTATCAATATTTACTTCATACCATACATTCTTTTAAATAATCCCCTTCCCCAAGGGGTTTTCTTTTTATTTTCTTATGAGTGTCCTAATCATTGATCGTAATTGGCTTATAGATTAATTAAAGAAAGCTCTTAACTATTGATTCAGGTGATTTAAATACTCTGTTTTATACTCCTGATTAAAATATTACTCTATGAGTATTTTAAAGAAATTCTTCTGCTTGGCATGGAACCGTCTTTTTTTGTTTTTGATGTGTGAAAAATGTTGCTTTTGTTTGATAATCTATATTTATTGTTCAGAGTCTGATGTATCTAGATAATATTTCTATCAAGTTTGGCGAATAACATGCGCTATTGGATTATAAGTGTTTGAATTGATTAGATAAATATGTAATTTTGTTATTTACTATTTGAGGATGTGGGAAAAGACAGTCTGAAGAGTGGGGCTGTATTCCCCTTACAGGAACGATATTTTTGTTTTTCAATAGAGTAAAAGGTATTTCTAAGTTCTTATATCTTAGGTGTAGCTTAAATGTTATACTTGAATTTTGATAGCAACTTTTGATAGAGAGCATTAGTATTACCATAGTGTTTAGGGTTTGTCGTAAGATATTATAGTTTGTAATTTAAATCTTTCCTAAAGATCCATGCCGATGTATCTGGTTTTTTTATTCTTTGACTTGTTAATTAGATAGTTTTTATTATTCTTTGAATTTAGAGTTTTAGTCCTTTTTCTTGGCTTTTTTTCTATTGTAATCTTAACTTTTATAGGTCTTTTTTTGTCTCTTTCTTGTTTTTTTCTGTGATGCTTTTTCCTTCTTATTTTTATCTTTATGCTTGATTTTTTCATGCTTATATCTTTATTGTTTTTAACTTTTACTGTTTTTTACCATTCCTTCCTACGTGACTTGTATTTTTTCTTTTTTTCCTTGTCTTTTATCCTCTTTTGTTTTTGTTCTGCCCTTATTATTTATATTATTATATTTAATATAATATACACTGCTATTTTTTGTTCTATTTTTCCCCTCAGTTTTGTTTTTGATTTTTTCTTTTTTACTTAGTTTGTATATGATATTGAATGTTTTTTCTAATAATTCTTCTGTTGAGTTGAGCACTTTCTTCAGTATTTGATATGCGTTGCTTTTTGGTATGTACTTTATTTTTGAACCTTTGTATTCTCCCAGTCTTATTATAAATGTTTTAATTATGTTATTTTTCTTAAGGAAGC
This window of the Borrelia anserina Es genome carries:
- a CDS encoding plasmid maintenance protein — its product is MKNLNFFLYNNSKLKKNQVRLIKLISILKYLNKNKLGYNQQDILNLANFFLKREGYSVIKMKTLQKDLGFLKKNNIIKTFIIRLGEYKGSKIKYIPKSNAYQILKKVLNSTEELLEKTFNIIYKLSKKEKIKNKTEGKNRTKNSSVYYIKYNNINNKGRTKTKEDKRQGKKEKIQVT